The DNA window GATTCCGTCGAGACTCTGGACGGCGGTGTGGTGCTCTCCGTCGGCTCCGCGATCATGGCGCCGCAGGTCTTTGAGAAGTCCTTAAGCAGCGTGAACAATCTGCGGCTCAGCGCGGGCCGGAAGACGGTCAGCGACCACACCATCTATGTTGTCGACCTGCAGGATGGCGGCAATTGGGATTGGACCACGGGCGAACCGCCCAAGACCAACGCCGCCTACTATCTGCGCTTCTGCAAGAGCTTCTCACGCATGGGCGGTGCGATGCACTACCTGCAGAGCGACAATATGGCCTTCATTCACAACCTCTATTTCGAGTTGCTTCGCGATTCGTCGCCCAGCCGCTGATCGCCGATCAGATAGTTCCGCACATAGTCGGCGACAGCATAGGCAAGCGGCGTAATCGCTTCCGTGTAGCCGGCCGCGCGAAGTTTCCCGATGCTGGCGCAGGTGCGGTATTGATACTTCCCTTGCAGCTGTTCCGGCATCGGAATGAAGTGGATGTTCGGAGCGAGGTCGAGCGCGGCAAAGATCGCATGCGCAAGATCGAGCCAGGTGTGCGCCTGGCCGGAACCCAGGTTGTAGAGGCCGCCCGCATTCTCTTCCGCCAGACGAATACTCATCGCCGCCGCGTCCTTCACATAGAGGAAGTCGCGCTCCTGGCAGCCATCGGCAAAGTCGGGACGGTGGCTCTGGAACAGTTCCAGCTTGCCGGTGGAGCGGATCTGGTGGAAGGCCTTGTGCACGACACTGCGCATGTCGCCCTTATGATCCTCATTCGGTCCAAAGACGTTGAAGTACTTGAGGCCGGTGAGGTGCTGGAGCAGCCCGGCATTCTCGGCATACTGATCAAAGAGATGCTTCGAGTAGCCGTACATGTTCAGCGGGCGCAGGCTATCGAGCGGCAGATCTTCGCGGAAGTCGTCTTCACGCGCGCCATAGGTGGCGGCAGAAGAGGCATAGACAAAGCGGGCCTGGTGGTCGAGCGCCCAATGCGCCAGCTTCTTCGTGTACTCGAAATTATTCCGCATCAGGAAGGCAGAATCCTTCTCCGTCGTCGCCGAACAGGCGCCCAAGTGGAACACCGTGCCAATGTCGGTGAGCGTGTGGCTGGTGGCCTGCAGATCATCGGCGTCAATGTAGTCGAGATAACGAAGCGGCACCAGATTGCGCCACTTCTCTGAGGTATCGAGCCGGTCTGAGAGCAGAATCCGGTCATATCCCATACGATTCAAGCGCCAGACAATCGCGCTTCCGATCATTCCTGCGGCGCCGGTCACCAGGATCCGGCGTTTTCCATCAATAGCCATACTTCTAGCCTACTAGTGGGGTCTGTTGTTTGGATTCGATTCAATCCAAATTGGGGAACGTCGAGTTCAGCTCTTAGTTCTGCTTCCTGGAGCGATACGCCGCGTCGGCAGGTGCGTCTGTACTGGCAGGCGGCGCCGGGATATTGGGATAGCGCCTTTGGATGGATCTGTATACCTCGGAGGGGGACATCTCAGGCCACGCTGGCACCTGAAACATGGCTGGGTCAGGCTCTCGTTGTTCGAGCGAAAGGGTGTCGACCACAGTTCGCGCTTCTCTTCCATCAGTGAGAGTCTGGGTCGCAATCGCTTTCAACTCGAAGCATCCCAACGAGGGGGCCCTCCAAATCTCTCTCTTCTGATGTCCAATCGTCTTGTACGCGTGCAGTGCCTCAACTCCCAGAACTGTTATCCGCTCTGCGCCTTCTTCGAGTCCGCATCTGGGGTCAACAGTGGCAGCAATCTTCTGGGCGATTGCAGCTTGATCCATTTTGTAGGTAGTAATCGATTCTGCCGGTCCGCTTACTGAAATCCTCTTAAGTCCAGGTACATCCAGCAGCAGTCGGTTCTCGGCCGGCTTACCTTCAGGTCCTTGGAAATGTCGGATCTCCACTTGCGAACCGTCGCTCCTCCGGGCGATGGTACTTCGGAAACTGTCTCGAACCTCACCGGTGGGTGAATAAGAGGTCGTTGTTTGATTTGCAACGAGACTCACTAGCTTTGGGGAATGCTGGGCCTCCTGGGCTTGAACCACATAAGATCCGAAGAATGGTCCGCTAAGCCATGCGAGTACGGAACTAGCAGCAACGACCAACAATTTATATTTCATGCTTCTGGTCTCCTCTATTCACCTGATGTTTGAGCTACGTGCATCCAACCCATATGCAATTGGAATACATACCACAATCTGCGAGATACCATGCGCATCGAATCCCAAACCCACCTGCGGGCTGACCCGGGCATCGAACGCAATCTTCAGATCGACAATAGTAACTCCCACATTGGTAGCTATCCAAACACATTGTGTTCTCCGCATTCCCAACACCCAGCATTCAACATTGTGCAAATAGGTTGCTAGACGACAATAAAGCGATTACAAAGATCACCAGAATGTATAGTGTCATTCCACACAAATTGCGCTGTGATACAGTGTGTCGGATTTTCATTGCTGTGTCCTGCCTGGATCATACTCTCACCTTACAGTTTGATCAAGAAAACTTTCCATCTTCTTGAGTTTTACTAGAAGAGACCTCTAATGCTTACCGGCCTGTGGCAAATTCACTGAATCACTTGGTCGGAATGGCGGATATCTTTCCGACATGACACGCCACTGCGCAACACTTCCCAGAACCTACAACACCCTGTTCAGGACTGGTTACGTATCGTGCCCCGGTCGGCCTTGGTGTCGTCTCCGTATACACTGGAGCGCTCCTAGTGGGTCATCGCGTAAAGGATGTAGTTGATGCCAAATCGATAGCTGAGGCTGGTCATCTGCTCTGGATACTCCGGCATGTCGGCGTGTTCCCAGGCATCGCCAATGTCCATGTTGAAGTTGATGGCAACCACCATTCTGCCGGCATCGTCGTACATCGCGCGCCACTTCGGCTCGGTTGGCTGCGGCCGCACCTGCGCCTCGCCCCGGCCTCCGCGGGCCAGATGCCGCAGACCCGGAATGAACACACGCTCCTTGATCTCAAACACCATGTTCATCACGGCGTTGCTGTCTTCGATGTCCTCAATGTTGCGTCCCGGCAACACGCGGGCCATGGTTGCCGCAAAGGCGGTCCAATCCCGATCGCCAAAGAAGTCGTCCACCACCAGGAAGCCGCCGCGCAGCAGATACTTCTGCAGCCGCTCCACTTCCGCATCGCTCAGATCCCACCAGCCCACCTGCGTCGCATAGATCCACGGGTACTCGTAGATGCCGTTGTCGGTCAGGGGCGCATGGCGACAGTCTCCAAGGTCGATACGTGTCATCCGCTGGATACCTTTCGAGAAATGGATCTCGGCCTCGGGCATGTCCTGCATCCACCAACCGCGTCCCCAGGGGCGGCGCACCCAGGGAGCGTCCTTGTACTCCATCCGCAGAAAGTGAAACTCCGCCTTTTCCGGAAAACCGCCGAGACCTGCCACTGCCGGAATCGCGGCGAGCAGAATGAGTCGGCGGAGCAGCTTCATTGCTTAGGGTTTCTTGTCGAGTCCAAATTTCGGATTGTCCTTGCTGCCCGTCACCGCAATGCGCAGGAATGTTCCGACGTCATTCTTCGCGAAGATCGGGTTGAAAGGCTTGAGCGCCCAGCGCTTCCATCCACCGAAAGTATCGCTCATCTTCGCCGCCAGGTTCAAAGAGCCGTGGAAGTCGAGTTCTCCGGGGTCTACCTCATAGCTACCCTTGAGATCCACCAGCGCTCCCGGCACCACAAAAATCACGGGCTCAAAGTGGATCTTGCCGTCGGCCATCCGGTACTGCCCGCGGAAGGTGGCTGGGATGTGATCGATACTGTCGTCGCCCGGTTTGCCCTGGCCGCGCTTGGAGAGTCCGTCGATCTTGTCCTGAATCGCATTCGAGGTGAAGTTCGCTTCTTTGATCTCAAAATGGCCCTTCATCTTGATCTTGTTGATCACCACTTCAGGACCGGGCGGAATGTCAATCGTCGTTTTCAGTTGGATGAATCCATGCAGAAACTGCTTCTGGCCTTTCACGGCCAAACGTAGGACATCCCCTAAATGGCCCTTCGGCATATCGACATCGAGATGGATCTCCCGGCCCGAGATGCCGGTCAATCCGATGACATGACCTCGCGCGGTAAAGGCTGTCTTGCCCAAGACCGCTTGCACTGGCTGCAGATAGGTATCGCCATTGGTGCCGTCCACCAGCGCGCTGTATTTGACATTGAGCGGCACCGGGTTGCCGGACATCGAAAGGCTGAAATTCTGGACCCGGCATTCGCCCTGCGCCCGAATCTCTTCGAGCACGCCTTCAAAGTGTCCGGTAGACTGCAGCATTCCCGCAATCCCCTTGAACACGCCGAGGTCGGCGTTTGCGAACACATAGTCCCCATCGAGCGCCGATTCACGCGGATCTTCGCGATTCCAGGGGCCAAAATGACCTTTGGCCTGGATCTGTCCCGGTGGCTTCGGGTTCGTCATGACCGTCTCATAGACATAGCCCTTGCCCGGCCCGGCAGCGCTAAGCGTCAGCCGGTACAGATCGAACTCGAGGGGTGGCTTATTGGGCTTGGAAGGCAGAATCTGCAGAAAGGTGCCATCGGCAACGATCTTCTCGACTAACACCGGATTCGGATCTGGCTGCTGCGGTGTGGGGTCCCCCTTTGCGACAGGTCTCTCGCCTTTGGGAGGCATCGTGATCCGCAGTCCTTCGAGCTTCACCAGCTTTACGGTACGAGGTCCCTGATACAGGATTTCCAGATTCGCCGAGGCCGTCAGGCGCTTGAAGACAATCATCGGCTCGATGTCGGTGCGCCGTTTGTAGCGGAGTTTGAAGTCCTCTCCATAGGCCGAGATCACCTGCGTGTCGGCGCCATGACGGAGGAGTTCCCAGGGGGATGAGATGGGGATTTTGAAATCGAGCTTGCCCACTTCAACGGAAGAGTCGAAGCGTTTCTCCAGATACTCGATCAGTTGCTGGCGCGCCATGGGTTCCCATTCGCGCTGCAACTTCTTGGCGTAGTAATAAGCTCCGCCAACTCCAAGTGCCAGAACGAGGGCAGTTCCGATCAGCCACTTCTTCATTTCGCCATCCTTCCGTCACCGCGACGGGTCAGTTAGCGGTCGCGGTCAGTCACAATGTCGGCGATGGTTAAAACCGCCTTGCGGTAGGCTGAATCGGGAAAAGTTTCGATGATCTGGCGTGCCCGGCCGGTGAACTGCACGGCTCTTTCCTGGGCACGCTCGACACCACGATACTTTTCGATAATCTCAAGGACACGGGAGAAGGGAACCCTCTCATAACTGCGATCTTTGAGAATCGTCTCAATCGACCGGGTTTCCTCGCGCGTCGTCTCCGTCAGCGCATACAGCAGTGGTAGAGTGACTTTTCCCTCGGCCAGATCGTTACCAACCGGCTTGCCCAGGATCGTCTCCTTCGACGTAAAGTCGAGGATGTCATCAATCATCTGGAAGGCCATGCCCAGGTTCCAGGCAAAGTCGCCAAGCCGCGCGCAATCCTCTTCCGACGCATTGCCGGCCATCGCCCCAAGGCGGCAGCAGGCGCTGAACAGGCTCGCCGTCTTGCGGTCCACCAGCTCCATGTAGTCGGTCTCGGAGATATCGATTTTCCCGAGCCGCTCCATCTGCAAAAACTCACCCTCAACCATCACCTGCGTCAGCCCGATCAGCAGATCGAGAATCGCGAAATTGCGCTGGCGCATCGCGATCTGGAAGGCCTGCATATACAGCCAGTCACCGGCCAGCACGCTCATCTGGTTGCCCCAAAGAGCATTCGCGCTGGGGGCGCCGCGGCGGGTCTTGGCCTCATCGATGACGTCGTCGTGAACGAGCGTCGAGGTATGGATCAACTCGACCACCGCGGCAAGCTGGATCGCCTCGTCCGTGGTCTGAGAACTGCTCTTCACCAGCCGGCTCGAGAGCAACACCAGAATCGGCCGCAAGCGCTTGCCGCCTGCCGAGTGCATGTGGTGCGAAATTGTTTTGATTGCGCTGACAGATCCGACGGTTTCGAGTCCGATGGCGGCTTCTACACGCTTGAGATCGTCCCGCACCAGATCGAGGATCTGCTTCATCGACACTGCCTGTGTCAGGCCCTTGGTCATTGGAATTGCTCCAGTTTCGCCGAGAAGAGACGGCGGAAATTTGTGGTGGTGAGCGTATCCAGTGCCGCCACACTGAGGCCACGCAGGGCAGCCAGCCGCTGGGCGGTTTCAACAACGTAGGCCGGCTCGTTGCGCTTGCCGCGGTGGGGCACCGGCGCCAGATAAGGAGCGTCGGTTTCAAGAAGAAGACGATCGAGTGGCACGGTGCTAGCCGCCTCGCGAACGCGGTCTGCCTTCGGGTAGGTGATCACGCCGCCAAAGCCAAAATGAAAGTTCAGCGCGACGGCTTCTTCCGCCTCTGCTGCTCCTTCGCTGAAGCAATGGAAGATGCCGCCGAGTGTGCTGTCCCAATGCTGGCGCAGGATCTCGACTGTGTCCGCCCAGGCTTCACGCGTATGGATGATGATGGGGAGCTTCAACTCTTTAGCCAATTCCAACTGCTTGATAAAGACCTCGCGCTGCTGGTCGCGCGGCGAAAAATCGTAATGATAGTCGAGGCCGATCTCGCCAATGGCAACACACTTTTGATGCGCGGCCAGGGTGCGAAGATCGGAATAAGTTTCGGCGGCAACGCGGCTGGCGCTGTGGGGATGCACGCCCACGCTTGCGACAAAGCAAGCGTGCTGATCAGCGAGTTGAATCCCGGCATCCAACTGCGGCGGCCCCTCACCCGTGCCAATCGCCAGCATCGTCGTGACGCCCGCGGACAGCGCCCGTTCGATCACCGCTTCCCGATCGGGATCAAACTGCTCGCTGTCCACATGGCAATGGCTGTCGATCACTTCAGACGCGCTCCGACGGGTACCTCTTCGAGAAAGGCTGCCAGCACCGGACTGCCGCCTTCCAGACTGGCCGCAACAATCATGCCCTGGCTCTCGATGCCCTTCAGCTTGCGCGGCGCGAGATTCGCAACAATCACCACCTTGCGATCGATCAGCTTCTCCGGCTGATAGGCCTTCGCGATGCCGGCGACAATCGTACGCGGCCCGCTGGCTTCCCCAATGTCGACCTTCAAGTGCAGCAGCTTGTCGGCGCCCTTCACGGGTTCGGCCGAAAGCACCTTGCCCACCCGTAAATCCACCTTCACAAAGTCGTCGATCGAGATCGTTTCCGCAATCGGCGCGATGGGCGCTTGCGGCGCTTCTTCAGCATGCTTGCCGAGCAGCGCATTCTGCCGCGCGAGTTCTTCGACTTCCAGTTCCTTCATGCGGTCGATGGCGACCTTCGCGTCCAAGCGCGGAAAGATCGGTGCGATCTCGCCAATCGGATGCCCCGCCGGCGTATGCCCCCAAACCAGCGGCCCCGCCAGATTCAATTGCACCTGGATGCGTTCGGCGCTCTCAGGGATCACCGGAGCGGCCAGCAGGTTGATCAATCGCAGGCTTTCAAAGAGCTTGTACAGCACTTCATCGAGCCGCGCCTGCGCTTCGGGCGAAGAATCCTTGGCCAGCTTCCAAGGTGCGTTTTCGACAATATACTTGTCCAGATCGCCGATCCAGCGCCAGATCGATTCGAGCGCCTTGTGGAATTCGAAGTTCTCATACTGCGCCATCACAGTCGCCACCGTGCTGTCATCGCCGTCTACCGGCGCGGGCACTTTGCCGTCGCGATACTGCTTGATCATCGACAGCGTACGGCTCACCAGATTGCCTAGGCCATTGGCGAGATCGGAATTGTAGCGGGCCACCAGCGCGTCGTAGCTGAAGCTGCCATCGGCGCCAAAGGGAATCTCGCGCAGCAGGAAGTAACGCAGCGCGTCGATGCCCATTACCTTCTGGATCGGTGTTGCGCGCACGATGTTGCCCCGGCTCTTGGACATCTTGTTGTCTTCAAACAGCAGCCAGCCGTGCGAGAAGATCTTCTTCGGCAAGGGCCAACCGGCGGCCAGCAGGAAGGCAGGCCAGTAGATCGCATGGAAGCGCACGATCTCTTTCGACATCAGGTGCAGGTCGGCGGGCCACAAATCCTGCCCCTCCACCGCGGACCAGTAAGTCATCAGCGCATCGAACCAGACATAGAACACATGCCCCGGATACTTTGGCACCGGAATGCCCCACTTGATGCTCGTTCGGCTGATCGACAGATCCTGCAGCTTCTCGTTCTTCAAGAAGGACAGGATCTCATTGCGCCGCGCCTCGGGTTGCAGGAATTCCGGATTCTGTTCATGCAGCGCGATGATCTGATCCTGAAACGCAGACAGCTTGAAGAACAGATTCTCTTCGGTCAGTAACTCGAGCGGCTGGCCTGTTTCAGGATCCACATCGCCGGGCTTCGCATCGGGAACAAAGGCTTCATTGACCACTGAGTAATAGCCGGTGTAACTGCCCCTGTAGATATGTCCGTTCTGCTCGCAGGCATCAAACAGCTTGACCACCGCGGCGGCATGTTGCGGCGAAGTGGTGCGCTGGAATTTGTCATACTTCAGCCCGAGCTCATCCCAACTGCGCTGGAACTCAGCGGAGATCAGATCGGTATACTCCTGCGGCGACTTGCCAATCTTGGTTGCGGCGCGCTCGATCTTCTGGCCATGCTCATCGGTGCCGGTGACCAGATACGCCTCGACGCCCTGCATCGCCTTCACGCGCTTGATCGTGTCCGCAACAATAGTCGTAAAGGTATGGCCGATATGCGGCGCTGCGTTGACGTAATAAATCGGGGTCGTTAAGTAGTATTTGCTCATTAGGCTTTCGTCTTGAGATAAGCGAAGTTCGCCGCGGAAATCACGTCCTTGAGTGGGACATTCTTCGTACGCGCGAGGTTCTGGCAGTCATCAAACTCCGGAGCGAACCCGGAGCCGCTCACCTTGATCCGCACCGGGCCATAGGGAGTCTTCACTTCTGTAAATTCGCGGGGCAGGGTACGGCGCTCTGCTGTCGTGATGCGCAGGCCCAGCGTTGTCGTTTCGCGCAGGATCAGGCTTGCCAGCGCGTCCTTGTCCTCGATCTTCGCAACCACGCTCAGAATGTGGCCCGGGCGATTCTTCTTCATCAGCACCGGCGTCAAGGTGACGTCCAGCGCTCCGGCCAGAAACAGCGCATCCATCGTGTAGCCGAGCACCTGCGGCGAGGAGTCATCGATGTTCGCTTCGATCACCAGGACAGACTGCGCCTCGGTCTTTTCGACACGGTCTCCAATCGTAATGCGCAGAACATTCGCGCGATTTGCAAAGTCCTTCGTGCCGGCGCCATAGCCCAGCGAGTTGATGTTCACCGAAGGCATCGGGCCATAGCCCTTGGCCAGTGCGGCAAGAATGGCGGCCCCAGTCGGCGTGGTGAGTTCAACGGCAGGGCCATCGACATAGACCGGCTTGTCCTTCAACAGCAATGCCGTCGCAGGTGCGGGCACCGGCAACACACCATGCGCGGCCGTTACCGTTCCCGAGCCGACATTGATTGCCGAGCTATATACCTCGTCCACCTTCAACAGATGCAGGCCGTAGCAGGCGCCGACAATGTCGGCGATGGAATCCACCGCGCCCACTTCATGGAAGTGCACTTGCTCGATCGGCATGCCGTGCACCTTCGCCTCGGCCTCGCCCAGCACCTGAAAGACGCGGCTGGCCGATGCCTTCACCGGCGCTGGAATCTTCGCCTTGTCGATCAGCTCGAGAATCTGGCTGAGTCCGCGATGCGAGTGATCGTGTGTCTGCTCATGCGTGTGGTCATGGGGATGATCATGATCGTGGTGGTGGTGATGATGGCCCTGTTCGTCGGCCGGCAGGTCTCCAATCAGCACTTGAAATTTCGTTGCCGTAATGCCGTAGCGGATCGTCTTCTCCGCCTTGTATTTCGCGCCCAGGCCGAGGTGTTCCAGTCCATGGATCAGTTTGTGGGCGTCCGCCCCCGCATCGATCAACGCGCCAACCGTCATGTCTCCGCTCACGCCGGAAAAGGCATCGAAATAGGCTACTCGCATGTTTTAGGTCTCTGTTTCCTATTATCCTCTGGACTGATGCAGATGGTAGTCGAGGACCGGGAAAAGGGGCTTTCGTTGAAGCGATTTCTGCCCGCGCGCCTGCCTGCCTTCACTTCGATGTACTTGGCGAAGTGTGTATTGGCGGGGCAGTGCCGGGTGAATGGCGAGGTGCGGTCCTGGGGTTTCCGGGTACGCCCGGGGGAAATCGTCGAGATGGAGCTTGACCCCGATGCGGCAACGGGCCGCACGCCGGAAAACATTCCGCTTGAGATTCTTTTTGAGGACGCAGAGATGCTCGCGGTGCACAAGCCGGCCGGGATGCTGGTGCATCCGACGAAGCACGTGAAGTCCGGTACCCTCGCGAACGCGCTTGCCTACTACCTGCCCGAGCGCTTCTGGTTCCCACATCGTCTCGATCGCGACACGAGTGGTGTTCTATTGGTGGCCAAGACCGCCCGGACCCTCTCGATGCTGGTGCGCGCCTGGCAACGCGGCGAAGTGAAAAAGACCTATCTGGCGCTGGTGGAAGGATGGGTCCGTGAAGAGCAAAGGACGATCGACGCCCCGATCAGTCGCGATGGCAACGCGAAGCCGGAGTGGGGCGTGCGTCCTGATGGAAAGCCCGCCCTATCCCAATTGCGAGTATTGCGCCGCCTCAACAGCGGGCGGACGCTGGTTGAGCTAGAACCCGTCACTGGCCGAACGAATCAGCTCCGCATCCACTGCGCCCACATCGGCCATCCCATCGTCGGCGATGTCCTCTACGGGCAGGGGAGCGACCAGCGGCTGTACCTGCACGCTCTGCGCCTGGAGAGCAGCCCGCGCGGCCCTTACGATGCCGGCAGCATGGACCCCGCTCTTGCCAAGAGCAGTGATGTGGCCCATCTTGCGGCCGGGACGCGCCTCGTCTTTTCCATAGAGGTGCAAGCGGATTTCGGGGAACTGGAGTAGCGCGGCCCAGTCGGGCGGATTGGGCTGCCAGAGATCGCCCAGCAGATTCGCCATTGCTGCCGGTGCATGGAAGCGCGGATCGCCCAGCGGCAATCCACAAATCGCCCGCAGTTGCTGCTCAAACTGGCTGGTGGTCGCGGCATCGATCGTCAGATGTCCGGAATTGTGCGGCCGCGGTGCAATCTCGTTGACGATCACCGTGCCATCGCTCTTCAGAAACAGCTCGACGCAGGCGACGCCAACGATGTTCAGCTTCTCGAAAATTCCCCGCGTGATCGCGAGCGCATCCTTTGCCGACTTTGCCGTGACGACAGCGGGCGCCGTTGTCAGATCGAGAATGTGGTTCTGATGGGAGTTCTCAAACACCCCATAGTCCACAAAATGGCCGTCCAGCCCGCGCGCCGCCACGACAGAAAGCTCCCGCTCAAAGGGCACAAAGGCTTCGAGCACGCAGGGCTGCCGCTCTAATTGATCCCAGGCCGCGCGCAGTTCGTCGTCGCTCGCAACCTTGATCTGCCCCTTGCCGTCATAGCCAAAGCCGGCGGTCTTGAGAATCGCTGGATAGCTGCAGCCGCTCGGCAACTCGCTCGTGATCTCGACAAAGCCGGTAACCGGAAAACCATTCGCTCGCAGAAAGTTCTTCTCACGCAGCCGATGCTGCGTGGTGGCCAGCACCTCGGCGCCCGGGCGTAGCGGCACGATCGATTCGGTGGCGAGAGCCGCTGCAGCCGGCACGTTCTCAAACTCGAGTGTGACGACATCCACCTTCTTTGCGAACTTGCGGATCGCGCTCAGGTCGTCATAGCTGGCAACGATTTCCAGATCGGCAATCTGACCGGCTGGCGTATTTGCATCCGGAGACAAGACCACGATCTTGTAGCCCATCTGGCGTGCGGCAATCGCCAGCATCCGGCCCAGTTGGCCGCTGCCTAAAATTCCAATCGTCGAGCCGGGCAGAATCGGCTTCATGGCAATGTTTCCCGGCGGACTTTGGCGGTCTGTTCGCTGCGAAAGGTACGCAATTTTGCGCGCAATTCCGCATCATGATTGGCAAGGATCGCCACCGCCAACAGGGCAGCGTTGATCGCACCGGCACGCCCGATGGCGAGGGTGCCCACAGGAATGCCACCTGGCATCTGAACAATGGAATACAACGAATCGATTCCCTTCATCACTTGCGATTCCACCGGCACGCCCAGCACTGGGATGAGCGTCTGAGCGGCCACCATGCCGGGCAAGTGGGCGGCCCCACCTGCTCCGGCAATGATGACTTCAATTCCTCGTTCCTCAGCCTCGCGTGCATAGGCCGTCATGAAGTCAGGA is part of the Bryobacter aggregatus MPL3 genome and encodes:
- the purE gene encoding 5-(carboxyamino)imidazole ribonucleotide mutase, translated to MSTAPPLVGVIMGSKSDWETMRHSDEMLTFFGVPHECRIVSAHRTPDFMTAYAREAEERGIEVIIAGAGGAAHLPGMVAAQTLIPVLGVPVESQVMKGIDSLYSIVQMPGGIPVGTLAIGRAGAINAALLAVAILANHDAELRAKLRTFRSEQTAKVRRETLP
- a CDS encoding 5-(carboxyamino)imidazole ribonucleotide synthase encodes the protein MKPILPGSTIGILGSGQLGRMLAIAARQMGYKIVVLSPDANTPAGQIADLEIVASYDDLSAIRKFAKKVDVVTLEFENVPAAAALATESIVPLRPGAEVLATTQHRLREKNFLRANGFPVTGFVEITSELPSGCSYPAILKTAGFGYDGKGQIKVASDDELRAAWDQLERQPCVLEAFVPFERELSVVAARGLDGHFVDYGVFENSHQNHILDLTTAPAVVTAKSAKDALAITRGIFEKLNIVGVACVELFLKSDGTVIVNEIAPRPHNSGHLTIDAATTSQFEQQLRAICGLPLGDPRFHAPAAMANLLGDLWQPNPPDWAALLQFPEIRLHLYGKDEARPGRKMGHITALGKSGVHAAGIVRAARAALQAQSVQVQPLVAPLPVEDIADDGMADVGAVDAELIRSASDGF
- the metG gene encoding methionine--tRNA ligase, with product MSKYYLTTPIYYVNAAPHIGHTFTTIVADTIKRVKAMQGVEAYLVTGTDEHGQKIERAATKIGKSPQEYTDLISAEFQRSWDELGLKYDKFQRTTSPQHAAAVVKLFDACEQNGHIYRGSYTGYYSVVNEAFVPDAKPGDVDPETGQPLELLTEENLFFKLSAFQDQIIALHEQNPEFLQPEARRNEILSFLKNEKLQDLSISRTSIKWGIPVPKYPGHVFYVWFDALMTYWSAVEGQDLWPADLHLMSKEIVRFHAIYWPAFLLAAGWPLPKKIFSHGWLLFEDNKMSKSRGNIVRATPIQKVMGIDALRYFLLREIPFGADGSFSYDALVARYNSDLANGLGNLVSRTLSMIKQYRDGKVPAPVDGDDSTVATVMAQYENFEFHKALESIWRWIGDLDKYIVENAPWKLAKDSSPEAQARLDEVLYKLFESLRLINLLAAPVIPESAERIQVQLNLAGPLVWGHTPAGHPIGEIAPIFPRLDAKVAIDRMKELEVEELARQNALLGKHAEEAPQAPIAPIAETISIDDFVKVDLRVGKVLSAEPVKGADKLLHLKVDIGEASGPRTIVAGIAKAYQPEKLIDRKVVIVANLAPRKLKGIESQGMIVAASLEGGSPVLAAFLEEVPVGARLK
- a CDS encoding TatD family hydrolase: MIDSHCHVDSEQFDPDREAVIERALSAGVTTMLAIGTGEGPPQLDAGIQLADQHACFVASVGVHPHSASRVAAETYSDLRTLAAHQKCVAIGEIGLDYHYDFSPRDQQREVFIKQLELAKELKLPIIIHTREAWADTVEILRQHWDSTLGGIFHCFSEGAAEAEEAVALNFHFGFGGVITYPKADRVREAASTVPLDRLLLETDAPYLAPVPHRGKRNEPAYVVETAQRLAALRGLSVAALDTLTTTNFRRLFSAKLEQFQ
- a CDS encoding DUF4159 domain-containing protein translates to MKLLRRLILLAAIPAVAGLGGFPEKAEFHFLRMEYKDAPWVRRPWGRGWWMQDMPEAEIHFSKGIQRMTRIDLGDCRHAPLTDNGIYEYPWIYATQVGWWDLSDAEVERLQKYLLRGGFLVVDDFFGDRDWTAFAATMARVLPGRNIEDIEDSNAVMNMVFEIKERVFIPGLRHLARGGRGEAQVRPQPTEPKWRAMYDDAGRMVVAINFNMDIGDAWEHADMPEYPEQMTSLSYRFGINYILYAMTH
- the larC gene encoding nickel pincer cofactor biosynthesis protein LarC — its product is MRVAYFDAFSGVSGDMTVGALIDAGADAHKLIHGLEHLGLGAKYKAEKTIRYGITATKFQVLIGDLPADEQGHHHHHHDHDHPHDHTHEQTHDHSHRGLSQILELIDKAKIPAPVKASASRVFQVLGEAEAKVHGMPIEQVHFHEVGAVDSIADIVGACYGLHLLKVDEVYSSAINVGSGTVTAAHGVLPVPAPATALLLKDKPVYVDGPAVELTTPTGAAILAALAKGYGPMPSVNINSLGYGAGTKDFANRANVLRITIGDRVEKTEAQSVLVIEANIDDSSPQVLGYTMDALFLAGALDVTLTPVLMKKNRPGHILSVVAKIEDKDALASLILRETTTLGLRITTAERRTLPREFTEVKTPYGPVRIKVSGSGFAPEFDDCQNLARTKNVPLKDVISAANFAYLKTKA
- the rfaD gene encoding ADP-glyceromanno-heptose 6-epimerase, which encodes MAIDGKRRILVTGAAGMIGSAIVWRLNRMGYDRILLSDRLDTSEKWRNLVPLRYLDYIDADDLQATSHTLTDIGTVFHLGACSATTEKDSAFLMRNNFEYTKKLAHWALDHQARFVYASSAATYGAREDDFREDLPLDSLRPLNMYGYSKHLFDQYAENAGLLQHLTGLKYFNVFGPNEDHKGDMRSVVHKAFHQIRSTGKLELFQSHRPDFADGCQERDFLYVKDAAAMSIRLAEENAGGLYNLGSGQAHTWLDLAHAIFAALDLAPNIHFIPMPEQLQGKYQYRTCASIGKLRAAGYTEAITPLAYAVADYVRNYLIGDQRLGDESRSNSK
- a CDS encoding polyprenyl synthetase family protein, with the protein product MTKGLTQAVSMKQILDLVRDDLKRVEAAIGLETVGSVSAIKTISHHMHSAGGKRLRPILVLLSSRLVKSSSQTTDEAIQLAAVVELIHTSTLVHDDVIDEAKTRRGAPSANALWGNQMSVLAGDWLYMQAFQIAMRQRNFAILDLLIGLTQVMVEGEFLQMERLGKIDISETDYMELVDRKTASLFSACCRLGAMAGNASEEDCARLGDFAWNLGMAFQMIDDILDFTSKETILGKPVGNDLAEGKVTLPLLYALTETTREETRSIETILKDRSYERVPFSRVLEIIEKYRGVERAQERAVQFTGRARQIIETFPDSAYRKAVLTIADIVTDRDR